In the genome of Salmo trutta chromosome 18, fSalTru1.1, whole genome shotgun sequence, one region contains:
- the LOC115153252 gene encoding deleted in malignant brain tumors 1 protein isoform X3: MEISTTLIVLCSVIVSHGAQGQWTTAEPWRPDDPTGTSAPCGGYLTASKGQFNSPNYPSNYPNNAYCTWNIQTTPGSQIVQLEFPYVNLEGDFNCRYDSISVYDGYSTYNRLLGKLCGGQSSTFYSTGSSITVQFTSDSSSTYKGFQAEYRVVDGGSCRHNCGYQVGNCSCSYSCEYRGNCCQDYQQICYDTTAEPGTTDAGPTTRAQPSCRYNCGYNLGSCSCSSSCQYYGNCCYDYNEICYGTTTEPGTTDAGPTTGAQPSCRYNCGYNLGSCSCSSSCQYYGNCCYDYNEICYDTTTDSFSTAADPAPATTGVSGTHPTCGGNLHGSGSISSPYYPEYYHDNAYCVWLLSAPSGQRIFLSFTDLELENCCSCDYISVYDGSSVHSQMLGTICDFNNSSLAAYHSTSNYMTVLFRSDQSVVSRGFRAMFSSSLASNQGRVDCSSDNMNIVIQRSYLISLGYDGNNLYLNDQHCRPQVNSFQVVFSFPINTCGTQRKFENGRVKYINGVRAYRSDSGEITRQSHFLLHVECRMEQDTMVQVMYETDDEGNGTITGTGRFNSTMAFFTNSNFYSEITQTPYKITLNQNMYVQVRLRRSDSSLHLFLDTCVASPSPHDFQTRSYDLVRNGCRRDPTYYSYTSGTSSYARFTFQAFKFLRAHESVYLQCKVTICQASDYNSRCRRGCRTRKARDLGSSQESHTLILGPIQLKDLEKPDEKVAEKEEIQAKVEP; the protein is encoded by the exons ATGGAGATTAGTACCACTCTTATTGTTCtttgctctgtgatagtctctcATGGAGCTCAAG GTCAGTGGACCACAGCAG AACCTTGGAGACCAGATGACCCAACAG GCACCAGTGCCCCATGTGGTGGCTACCTGACTGCATCAAAGGGCCAATTCAACAGCCCCAACTACCCCAGCAACTACCCCAACAATGCCTACTGTACATGGAACATTCAGACCACACCGGGCAGCCAAATCGTTCAGCTGGAATTCCCCTATGTCAA TCTTGAGggtgacttcaactgtaggtatgaTTCCATCTCCGTGTACGATGGCTATTCCACCTACAACCGACTCCTGGGAAAGCTGTGTGGAGGACAAAGCTCAACCTTTTACTCCACCGGAAGTTCAATAACGGTGCAATTCACAAGTGACAGCTCCTCAACGTACAAGGGGTTTCAAGCAGAGTATCGTGTAGTAG ATGGAGGTTCTTGTAGACACAACTGTGGCTACCAGGTCGGCAACTGCTCCTGCTCATATTCCTGTGAATACAGGGGCAACTGTTGCCAGGACTATCAAC AGATCTGCTATGACACAACCGCAGAACCCGGCACCACAGATGCAGGACCAACAACCAGAG CTCAGCCTTCCTGTAGGTACAACTGTGGTTATAATCTCGGAAGCTGTTCCTGCTCCAGCTCCTGTCAATACTATGGCAACTGTTGCTATGACTACAATG AGATCTGCTATGGCACAACCACAGAACCCGGCACCACAGATGCAGGACCAACAACCGGAG CTCAGCCTTCCTGTAGGTACAACTGTGGTTATAATCTCGGAAGCTGTTCCTGCTCCAGCTCCTGTCAATACTATGGCAACTGTTGCTATGACTACAATG AGATCTGCTATGACACAACCACAGACTCCTTCTCCACAGCTGCAGATCCAGCTCCTGCAACAACCGGAG TCTCAGGGACTCACCCCACCTGTGGAGGAAACCTGCATGGCTCTGGGTCCATCTCCAGTCCATACTATCCAGAATATTACCATGACAACGCCTACTGTGTCTGGCTTCTATCGGCCCCCTCTGGCCAAAGGATCTTCCTGTCATTTACTGACCTGGA GTTGGAGAACTGCTGCTCTTGTGATTACATCTCTGTGTACGATGGATCGTCTGTGCACTCTCAAATGCTAGGCACAATCTGTGACTTCAACAACTCCTCTTTGGCTGCCTACCACTCCACCTCTAACTACATGACAGTTCTCTTCCGCTCTGACCAATCAGTGGTCAGCAGGGGCTTCAGGGCCATGTTCAGCAGCTCCCTCGCATCAAACCAAG GTCGAGTGGACTGCTCCTCAGACAACATGAACATAGTGATCCAGAGATCCTACCTGATCTCATTGGGCTACGATGGTAACAATCTGTACCTGAACGACCAGCACTGTAGACCTCAGGTCAACAGCTTCCAGGTGGTATTCAGcttcccaatcaacacctgtgggACCCAGCGAAAG TTTGAGAATGGGAGAGTCAAGTACATCAACGGCGTCCGTGCCTACCGGTCCGACTCAGGCGAGATTACGCGGCAGTCTCATTTTCTGCTGCACGTGGAGTGTCGCATGGAGCAGGACACCATGGTCCAGGTTATGTACGAGACCGACGACGAGGGTAACGGTACCATAACAGGCACAGGCAGATTCAACAGCACCATGGCCTTCTTTACAAACAGCAACTTCTACAGCGAGATAACCCAGACTCCATACAAGATTACCCTCAACCAGAACATGTACGTCCAAGTCCGCCTGAGGAGGTCCGACAGCAGTCTACATCTGTTCCTGGACACCTGTGTGGCCTCTCCCTCGCCTCATGACTTTCAAACCAGATCATACGACCTGGTGCGCAACGG ATGTAGGAGGGACCCCACCTACTACTCCTACACCTCTGGTACCAGTAGCTATGCCCGCTTCACCTTCCAGGCTTTCAAGTTCCTGCGAGCCCATGAGTCAGTGTACCTGCAGTGTAAAGTCACCATCTGCCAAGCTTCTGACTACAACTCCCGCTGCCGCCGAGGCTGCCGCACCCGCAAGGCCAGGGACCTGGGGTCCTCCCAGGAGAGCCACACCCTGATCCTGGGCCCCATCCAGCTCAAAG ATCTGGAGAAGCCAGATGAGAAAGTGGCTGAGAAGGAGGAGATCCAGGCTAAGGTGGAACCTTAA
- the LOC115153252 gene encoding deleted in malignant brain tumors 1 protein isoform X2 — protein MEISTTLIVLCSVIVSHGAQGQWTTAEPWRPDDPTGTSAPCGGYLTASKGQFNSPNYPSNYPNNAYCTWNIQTTPGSQIVQLEFPYVNLEGDFNCRYDSISVYDGYSTYNRLLGKLCGGQSSTFYSTGSSITVQFTSDSSSTYKGFQAEYRVVDGGSCRHNCGYQVGNCSCSYSCEYRGNCCQDYQQICYDTTAEPGTTDAGPTTRAQPSCRYNCGYNLGSCSCSSSCQYYGNCCYDYNEICYDTTTDSFSTAADPAPATTGGWGSCRYSCGSYTGGCSCTSSCRFYGNCCHDYNDYCQSTTYEPVTTPEASCRYNCGFNLGRCSCSSSCQYYGNCCYDYNTYCPTTPPEPTVSGTHPTCGGNLHGSGSISSPYYPEYYHDNAYCVWLLSAPSGQRIFLSFTDLELENCCSCDYISVYDGSSVHSQMLGTICDFNNSSLAAYHSTSNYMTVLFRSDQSVVSRGFRAMFSSSLASNQGRVDCSSDNMNIVIQRSYLISLGYDGNNLYLNDQHCRPQVNSFQVVFSFPINTCGTQRKFENGRVKYINGVRAYRSDSGEITRQSHFLLHVECRMEQDTMVQVMYETDDEGNGTITGTGRFNSTMAFFTNSNFYSEITQTPYKITLNQNMYVQVRLRRSDSSLHLFLDTCVASPSPHDFQTRSYDLVRNGCRRDPTYYSYTSGTSSYARFTFQAFKFLRAHESVYLQCKVTICQASDYNSRCRRGCRTRKARDLGSSQESHTLILGPIQLKDLEKPDEKVAEKEEIQAKVEP, from the exons ATGGAGATTAGTACCACTCTTATTGTTCtttgctctgtgatagtctctcATGGAGCTCAAG GTCAGTGGACCACAGCAG AACCTTGGAGACCAGATGACCCAACAG GCACCAGTGCCCCATGTGGTGGCTACCTGACTGCATCAAAGGGCCAATTCAACAGCCCCAACTACCCCAGCAACTACCCCAACAATGCCTACTGTACATGGAACATTCAGACCACACCGGGCAGCCAAATCGTTCAGCTGGAATTCCCCTATGTCAA TCTTGAGggtgacttcaactgtaggtatgaTTCCATCTCCGTGTACGATGGCTATTCCACCTACAACCGACTCCTGGGAAAGCTGTGTGGAGGACAAAGCTCAACCTTTTACTCCACCGGAAGTTCAATAACGGTGCAATTCACAAGTGACAGCTCCTCAACGTACAAGGGGTTTCAAGCAGAGTATCGTGTAGTAG ATGGAGGTTCTTGTAGACACAACTGTGGCTACCAGGTCGGCAACTGCTCCTGCTCATATTCCTGTGAATACAGGGGCAACTGTTGCCAGGACTATCAAC AGATCTGCTATGACACAACCGCAGAACCCGGCACCACAGATGCAGGACCAACAACCAGAG CTCAGCCTTCCTGTAGGTACAACTGTGGTTATAATCTCGGAAGCTGTTCCTGCTCCAGCTCCTGTCAATACTATGGCAACTGTTGCTATGACTACAATG AGATCTGCTATGACACAACCACAGACTCCTTCTCCACAGCTGCAGATCCAGCTCCTGCAACAACCGGAG GTTGGGGTTCCTGTAGATACAGCTGTGGCTCGTATACCGGTGGTTGCTCCTGCACCTCATCCTGTCGATTCTATGGCAATTGCTGTCATGACTACAATG ATTATTGTCAGAGCACAACATACGAACCTGTTACGACCCCAG AGGCTTCTTGTAGGTACAACTGTGGTTTCAATCTTGGAAGGTGTTCCTGCTCCAGCTCCTGTCAATACTATGGCAACTGTTGCTATGACTACAACA CGTACTGCCCCACCACCCCACCAGAACCAACAG TCTCAGGGACTCACCCCACCTGTGGAGGAAACCTGCATGGCTCTGGGTCCATCTCCAGTCCATACTATCCAGAATATTACCATGACAACGCCTACTGTGTCTGGCTTCTATCGGCCCCCTCTGGCCAAAGGATCTTCCTGTCATTTACTGACCTGGA GTTGGAGAACTGCTGCTCTTGTGATTACATCTCTGTGTACGATGGATCGTCTGTGCACTCTCAAATGCTAGGCACAATCTGTGACTTCAACAACTCCTCTTTGGCTGCCTACCACTCCACCTCTAACTACATGACAGTTCTCTTCCGCTCTGACCAATCAGTGGTCAGCAGGGGCTTCAGGGCCATGTTCAGCAGCTCCCTCGCATCAAACCAAG GTCGAGTGGACTGCTCCTCAGACAACATGAACATAGTGATCCAGAGATCCTACCTGATCTCATTGGGCTACGATGGTAACAATCTGTACCTGAACGACCAGCACTGTAGACCTCAGGTCAACAGCTTCCAGGTGGTATTCAGcttcccaatcaacacctgtgggACCCAGCGAAAG TTTGAGAATGGGAGAGTCAAGTACATCAACGGCGTCCGTGCCTACCGGTCCGACTCAGGCGAGATTACGCGGCAGTCTCATTTTCTGCTGCACGTGGAGTGTCGCATGGAGCAGGACACCATGGTCCAGGTTATGTACGAGACCGACGACGAGGGTAACGGTACCATAACAGGCACAGGCAGATTCAACAGCACCATGGCCTTCTTTACAAACAGCAACTTCTACAGCGAGATAACCCAGACTCCATACAAGATTACCCTCAACCAGAACATGTACGTCCAAGTCCGCCTGAGGAGGTCCGACAGCAGTCTACATCTGTTCCTGGACACCTGTGTGGCCTCTCCCTCGCCTCATGACTTTCAAACCAGATCATACGACCTGGTGCGCAACGG ATGTAGGAGGGACCCCACCTACTACTCCTACACCTCTGGTACCAGTAGCTATGCCCGCTTCACCTTCCAGGCTTTCAAGTTCCTGCGAGCCCATGAGTCAGTGTACCTGCAGTGTAAAGTCACCATCTGCCAAGCTTCTGACTACAACTCCCGCTGCCGCCGAGGCTGCCGCACCCGCAAGGCCAGGGACCTGGGGTCCTCCCAGGAGAGCCACACCCTGATCCTGGGCCCCATCCAGCTCAAAG ATCTGGAGAAGCCAGATGAGAAAGTGGCTGAGAAGGAGGAGATCCAGGCTAAGGTGGAACCTTAA
- the LOC115153252 gene encoding deleted in malignant brain tumors 1 protein isoform X1, which translates to MEISTTLIVLCSVIVSHGAQGQWTTAEPWRPDDPTGTSAPCGGYLTASKGQFNSPNYPSNYPNNAYCTWNIQTTPGSQIVQLEFPYVNLEGDFNCRYDSISVYDGYSTYNRLLGKLCGGQSSTFYSTGSSITVQFTSDSSSTYKGFQAEYRVVDGGSCRHNCGYQVGNCSCSYSCEYRGNCCQDYQQICYDTTAEPGTTDAGPTTRAQPSCRYNCGYNLGSCSCSSSCQYYGNCCYDYNEICYGTTTEPGTTDAGPTTGAQPSCRYNCGYNLGSCSCSSSCQYYGNCCYDYNEICYDTTTDSFSTAADPAPATTGGWGSCRYSCGSYTGGCSCTSSCRFYGNCCHDYNDYCQSTTYEPVTTPEASCRYNCGFNLGRCSCSSSCQYYGNCCYDYNTYCPTTPPEPTVSGTHPTCGGNLHGSGSISSPYYPEYYHDNAYCVWLLSAPSGQRIFLSFTDLELENCCSCDYISVYDGSSVHSQMLGTICDFNNSSLAAYHSTSNYMTVLFRSDQSVVSRGFRAMFSSSLASNQGRVDCSSDNMNIVIQRSYLISLGYDGNNLYLNDQHCRPQVNSFQVVFSFPINTCGTQRKFENGRVKYINGVRAYRSDSGEITRQSHFLLHVECRMEQDTMVQVMYETDDEGNGTITGTGRFNSTMAFFTNSNFYSEITQTPYKITLNQNMYVQVRLRRSDSSLHLFLDTCVASPSPHDFQTRSYDLVRNGCRRDPTYYSYTSGTSSYARFTFQAFKFLRAHESVYLQCKVTICQASDYNSRCRRGCRTRKARDLGSSQESHTLILGPIQLKDLEKPDEKVAEKEEIQAKVEP; encoded by the exons ATGGAGATTAGTACCACTCTTATTGTTCtttgctctgtgatagtctctcATGGAGCTCAAG GTCAGTGGACCACAGCAG AACCTTGGAGACCAGATGACCCAACAG GCACCAGTGCCCCATGTGGTGGCTACCTGACTGCATCAAAGGGCCAATTCAACAGCCCCAACTACCCCAGCAACTACCCCAACAATGCCTACTGTACATGGAACATTCAGACCACACCGGGCAGCCAAATCGTTCAGCTGGAATTCCCCTATGTCAA TCTTGAGggtgacttcaactgtaggtatgaTTCCATCTCCGTGTACGATGGCTATTCCACCTACAACCGACTCCTGGGAAAGCTGTGTGGAGGACAAAGCTCAACCTTTTACTCCACCGGAAGTTCAATAACGGTGCAATTCACAAGTGACAGCTCCTCAACGTACAAGGGGTTTCAAGCAGAGTATCGTGTAGTAG ATGGAGGTTCTTGTAGACACAACTGTGGCTACCAGGTCGGCAACTGCTCCTGCTCATATTCCTGTGAATACAGGGGCAACTGTTGCCAGGACTATCAAC AGATCTGCTATGACACAACCGCAGAACCCGGCACCACAGATGCAGGACCAACAACCAGAG CTCAGCCTTCCTGTAGGTACAACTGTGGTTATAATCTCGGAAGCTGTTCCTGCTCCAGCTCCTGTCAATACTATGGCAACTGTTGCTATGACTACAATG AGATCTGCTATGGCACAACCACAGAACCCGGCACCACAGATGCAGGACCAACAACCGGAG CTCAGCCTTCCTGTAGGTACAACTGTGGTTATAATCTCGGAAGCTGTTCCTGCTCCAGCTCCTGTCAATACTATGGCAACTGTTGCTATGACTACAATG AGATCTGCTATGACACAACCACAGACTCCTTCTCCACAGCTGCAGATCCAGCTCCTGCAACAACCGGAG GTTGGGGTTCCTGTAGATACAGCTGTGGCTCGTATACCGGTGGTTGCTCCTGCACCTCATCCTGTCGATTCTATGGCAATTGCTGTCATGACTACAATG ATTATTGTCAGAGCACAACATACGAACCTGTTACGACCCCAG AGGCTTCTTGTAGGTACAACTGTGGTTTCAATCTTGGAAGGTGTTCCTGCTCCAGCTCCTGTCAATACTATGGCAACTGTTGCTATGACTACAACA CGTACTGCCCCACCACCCCACCAGAACCAACAG TCTCAGGGACTCACCCCACCTGTGGAGGAAACCTGCATGGCTCTGGGTCCATCTCCAGTCCATACTATCCAGAATATTACCATGACAACGCCTACTGTGTCTGGCTTCTATCGGCCCCCTCTGGCCAAAGGATCTTCCTGTCATTTACTGACCTGGA GTTGGAGAACTGCTGCTCTTGTGATTACATCTCTGTGTACGATGGATCGTCTGTGCACTCTCAAATGCTAGGCACAATCTGTGACTTCAACAACTCCTCTTTGGCTGCCTACCACTCCACCTCTAACTACATGACAGTTCTCTTCCGCTCTGACCAATCAGTGGTCAGCAGGGGCTTCAGGGCCATGTTCAGCAGCTCCCTCGCATCAAACCAAG GTCGAGTGGACTGCTCCTCAGACAACATGAACATAGTGATCCAGAGATCCTACCTGATCTCATTGGGCTACGATGGTAACAATCTGTACCTGAACGACCAGCACTGTAGACCTCAGGTCAACAGCTTCCAGGTGGTATTCAGcttcccaatcaacacctgtgggACCCAGCGAAAG TTTGAGAATGGGAGAGTCAAGTACATCAACGGCGTCCGTGCCTACCGGTCCGACTCAGGCGAGATTACGCGGCAGTCTCATTTTCTGCTGCACGTGGAGTGTCGCATGGAGCAGGACACCATGGTCCAGGTTATGTACGAGACCGACGACGAGGGTAACGGTACCATAACAGGCACAGGCAGATTCAACAGCACCATGGCCTTCTTTACAAACAGCAACTTCTACAGCGAGATAACCCAGACTCCATACAAGATTACCCTCAACCAGAACATGTACGTCCAAGTCCGCCTGAGGAGGTCCGACAGCAGTCTACATCTGTTCCTGGACACCTGTGTGGCCTCTCCCTCGCCTCATGACTTTCAAACCAGATCATACGACCTGGTGCGCAACGG ATGTAGGAGGGACCCCACCTACTACTCCTACACCTCTGGTACCAGTAGCTATGCCCGCTTCACCTTCCAGGCTTTCAAGTTCCTGCGAGCCCATGAGTCAGTGTACCTGCAGTGTAAAGTCACCATCTGCCAAGCTTCTGACTACAACTCCCGCTGCCGCCGAGGCTGCCGCACCCGCAAGGCCAGGGACCTGGGGTCCTCCCAGGAGAGCCACACCCTGATCCTGGGCCCCATCCAGCTCAAAG ATCTGGAGAAGCCAGATGAGAAAGTGGCTGAGAAGGAGGAGATCCAGGCTAAGGTGGAACCTTAA
- the LOC115153253 gene encoding zinc finger protein Pegasus, which produces MGEEKPETLDFVKDFQEYLSQQTQHVNMISGSVSGVKEMDDLPADCSQNGLDHPSADMSLDDGAGMLVDGFERTYDGKLKCRYCNYATRGTARLIEHIRIHTGEKPHRCHLCPFASAYERHLEAHMRSHTGEKPYKCELCSFRCSDRSNLSHHRRRRHKLLPMKGARSSLSHKKMLSVLQKKTSLGYGRRLLINFSPPSMVMHKAEHLDDYSHELPHLRQETYDDQGAGGDGSSRDNHHHHHHNLVMENPLNQLSTLAGQLANLPSEAEGQTQQPPISPGAESCVDEKPFLIQQPLPATASATVSASTAHAAASSPITPEPRPPPHSNCSPGAGPCSEHSGRTSTPSITNSQPSTPVPGLPSLHQDPQMLHHCQHCDIYFPDNILYTIHMGCHGYENPFQCNICGHKCRSKYDFACHFARGQHKQ; this is translated from the exons ATGGGCGAGGAAAAGCCAGAGACGTTGGACTTTGTCAAAGACTTCCAAGAGTATCTCAGCCAGCAGACTCAACATGTGAACATGATCTCGGGCTCCGTCAGTGGAGTCAAAGAGATGGATGACTTACCAGCAG ACTGCAGTCAGAATGGATTAGACCACCCCTCAGCGGATATGTCCCTTGATGACGGCGCAGGGATGCTGGTGGATGGCTTCGAGAGAACATATGATGGCAAACTCAAGTGCCGTTACTGTAACTATGCTACCAGAGGCACAGCACGACTCATTGAACATATCCGCATTCACACAG GAGAGAAACCCCACAGATGCCACCTGTGTCCTTTTGCCTCTGCTTATGAGCGCCACCTAGAGGCCCACATGCGCTcccacacaggagaaaagccttacaaGTGTGAGCTGTGCTCCTTCCGCTGCAGCGACCGCAGCAACCTTTCACACCACCGTCGCCGCCGCCACAAGCTCTTACCTATGAAAGGTGctcgctcttctctctcccaCAAGAAGATGCTGAGCGTCCTGCAGAAGAAGACCAGCCTGGGCTATGGTCGCCGGCTCCTCATCAACTTCAGCCCCCCCTCCATGGTGATGCACAAGGCTGAGCACCTGGACGACTACTCCCATGAACTGCCCCACCTGCGCCAGGAGACCTACGACGACCAGGGTGCTGGTGGAGATGGAAGCTCCAGGGacaatcaccaccatcaccaccacaaccTGGTCATGGAAAACCCCCTCAACCAGCTCTCCACCCTGGCCGGTCAACTGGCCAACCTGCCCTCTGAAGCTGAGGGCCAGACCCAACAGCCTCCCATATCTCCAGGTGCAGAGTCCTGTGTGGACGAGAAGCCCTTCCTTATCCAGCAGCCTCTCCCAGCCACCGCTTCTGCTACTGTGTCAGCCAGCACTGCCCATGCAGCAGCCTCCTCCCCCATCACCCCAGAGCCCAGGCCCCCACCACACAGCAACTGCAGCCCCGGGGCAGGTCCCTGCAGCGAGCACAGCGGGCGCACCAGTACCCCCAGCATCACCAACAGCCAGCCCAGCACACCGGTCCCGGGCCTGCCCTCACTGCATCAAGACCCCCAGATGCTGCACCACTGCCAGCACTGTGACATCTACTTCCCTGACAACATCCTGTACACCATCCACATGGGCTGCCACGGCTACGAGAACCCCTTCCAGTGCAACATCTGTGGCCACAAGTGCAGGAGCAAGTACGACTTTGCCTGTCATTTTGCCAGGGGGCAGCATAAGCAGTGA
- the LOC115153252 gene encoding deleted in malignant brain tumors 1 protein isoform X4: MEISTTLIVLCSVIVSHGAQGQWTTAEPWRPDDPTGTSAPCGGYLTASKGQFNSPNYPSNYPNNAYCTWNIQTTPGSQIVQLEFPYVNLEGDFNCRYDSISVYDGYSTYNRLLGKLCGGQSSTFYSTGSSITVQFTSDSSSTYKGFQAEYRVVDGGSCRHNCGYQVGNCSCSYSCEYRGNCCQDYQQICYDTTAEPGTTDAGPTTRAQPSCRYNCGYNLGSCSCSSSCQYYGNCCYDYNEICYDTTTDSFSTAADPAPATTGVSGTHPTCGGNLHGSGSISSPYYPEYYHDNAYCVWLLSAPSGQRIFLSFTDLELENCCSCDYISVYDGSSVHSQMLGTICDFNNSSLAAYHSTSNYMTVLFRSDQSVVSRGFRAMFSSSLASNQGRVDCSSDNMNIVIQRSYLISLGYDGNNLYLNDQHCRPQVNSFQVVFSFPINTCGTQRKFENGRVKYINGVRAYRSDSGEITRQSHFLLHVECRMEQDTMVQVMYETDDEGNGTITGTGRFNSTMAFFTNSNFYSEITQTPYKITLNQNMYVQVRLRRSDSSLHLFLDTCVASPSPHDFQTRSYDLVRNGCRRDPTYYSYTSGTSSYARFTFQAFKFLRAHESVYLQCKVTICQASDYNSRCRRGCRTRKARDLGSSQESHTLILGPIQLKDLEKPDEKVAEKEEIQAKVEP, from the exons ATGGAGATTAGTACCACTCTTATTGTTCtttgctctgtgatagtctctcATGGAGCTCAAG GTCAGTGGACCACAGCAG AACCTTGGAGACCAGATGACCCAACAG GCACCAGTGCCCCATGTGGTGGCTACCTGACTGCATCAAAGGGCCAATTCAACAGCCCCAACTACCCCAGCAACTACCCCAACAATGCCTACTGTACATGGAACATTCAGACCACACCGGGCAGCCAAATCGTTCAGCTGGAATTCCCCTATGTCAA TCTTGAGggtgacttcaactgtaggtatgaTTCCATCTCCGTGTACGATGGCTATTCCACCTACAACCGACTCCTGGGAAAGCTGTGTGGAGGACAAAGCTCAACCTTTTACTCCACCGGAAGTTCAATAACGGTGCAATTCACAAGTGACAGCTCCTCAACGTACAAGGGGTTTCAAGCAGAGTATCGTGTAGTAG ATGGAGGTTCTTGTAGACACAACTGTGGCTACCAGGTCGGCAACTGCTCCTGCTCATATTCCTGTGAATACAGGGGCAACTGTTGCCAGGACTATCAAC AGATCTGCTATGACACAACCGCAGAACCCGGCACCACAGATGCAGGACCAACAACCAGAG CTCAGCCTTCCTGTAGGTACAACTGTGGTTATAATCTCGGAAGCTGTTCCTGCTCCAGCTCCTGTCAATACTATGGCAACTGTTGCTATGACTACAATG AGATCTGCTATGACACAACCACAGACTCCTTCTCCACAGCTGCAGATCCAGCTCCTGCAACAACCGGAG TCTCAGGGACTCACCCCACCTGTGGAGGAAACCTGCATGGCTCTGGGTCCATCTCCAGTCCATACTATCCAGAATATTACCATGACAACGCCTACTGTGTCTGGCTTCTATCGGCCCCCTCTGGCCAAAGGATCTTCCTGTCATTTACTGACCTGGA GTTGGAGAACTGCTGCTCTTGTGATTACATCTCTGTGTACGATGGATCGTCTGTGCACTCTCAAATGCTAGGCACAATCTGTGACTTCAACAACTCCTCTTTGGCTGCCTACCACTCCACCTCTAACTACATGACAGTTCTCTTCCGCTCTGACCAATCAGTGGTCAGCAGGGGCTTCAGGGCCATGTTCAGCAGCTCCCTCGCATCAAACCAAG GTCGAGTGGACTGCTCCTCAGACAACATGAACATAGTGATCCAGAGATCCTACCTGATCTCATTGGGCTACGATGGTAACAATCTGTACCTGAACGACCAGCACTGTAGACCTCAGGTCAACAGCTTCCAGGTGGTATTCAGcttcccaatcaacacctgtgggACCCAGCGAAAG TTTGAGAATGGGAGAGTCAAGTACATCAACGGCGTCCGTGCCTACCGGTCCGACTCAGGCGAGATTACGCGGCAGTCTCATTTTCTGCTGCACGTGGAGTGTCGCATGGAGCAGGACACCATGGTCCAGGTTATGTACGAGACCGACGACGAGGGTAACGGTACCATAACAGGCACAGGCAGATTCAACAGCACCATGGCCTTCTTTACAAACAGCAACTTCTACAGCGAGATAACCCAGACTCCATACAAGATTACCCTCAACCAGAACATGTACGTCCAAGTCCGCCTGAGGAGGTCCGACAGCAGTCTACATCTGTTCCTGGACACCTGTGTGGCCTCTCCCTCGCCTCATGACTTTCAAACCAGATCATACGACCTGGTGCGCAACGG ATGTAGGAGGGACCCCACCTACTACTCCTACACCTCTGGTACCAGTAGCTATGCCCGCTTCACCTTCCAGGCTTTCAAGTTCCTGCGAGCCCATGAGTCAGTGTACCTGCAGTGTAAAGTCACCATCTGCCAAGCTTCTGACTACAACTCCCGCTGCCGCCGAGGCTGCCGCACCCGCAAGGCCAGGGACCTGGGGTCCTCCCAGGAGAGCCACACCCTGATCCTGGGCCCCATCCAGCTCAAAG ATCTGGAGAAGCCAGATGAGAAAGTGGCTGAGAAGGAGGAGATCCAGGCTAAGGTGGAACCTTAA